One Aphidius gifuensis isolate YNYX2018 linkage group LG3, ASM1490517v1, whole genome shotgun sequence DNA window includes the following coding sequences:
- the LOC122853465 gene encoding eukaryotic translation initiation factor 3 subunit L, whose translation MYDDYNDQYETYDDYGPGDSHVEQYDRYRHVPETVRKFLIYFRNCINEGLIFDIQNLYENTFPKISEQLFEKTSWPDEADIAHIVDNDPVFLILYKELYYRHIYSKSQGPSLEQRFGSFYNYCDLFNYILNPDEPVTLELPDQWLWELIDEFVYQFQSFSQCRANLANKSSEDIENLTAHNKIWDVLCVLNVLHYLVDKSKIKSQLEVYASGGDPDSVAGPFGKHSLYKMLGYFALIGLLRLHSLLGDYYQAIKVLENVEIYKKSAYSHVPGCQISTAYYVGFAYMMMRRYSDAIRTFSGCLLYVQRTKQLFTARSYQNDQINKQTEQMYHLLAICLVLHPQCIDDGLQQALSDKNYHEKMYKMQYGDLAEFESCFLFACPKFLSSVPPSLDGKKEDTTRDAIKHQTQVFMDEVVQQKMLPTIRSYLKLYTTLPLSKLATFMCSSSSSRPDENWDLDKEVASLSIHLLCFKHKMKNIVWTKGASGLDGKFQSGSELDFYIDHDMIHIADTKVAHRYGDFFIRKILKFEELNRKLHHIKI comes from the exons atgTATGACGATTACAATGAtcag tatgAAACTTATGATGATTATGGTCCCGGTGATTCTCATGTTGAACAATATGACAGATATCGTCATGTACCAGAAACTGTAagaaaatttctaatttattttagaaattgtATCAATGAAGGTTTAATATTTGacatacaaaatttatatgaaaatacatTTCCAAAAATATCTGagcaattatttgaaaaaacatcATGGCCAGATGAGGCTGATATTGCtcatattgttgataatgatccagtatttttgattttatacaAGGAATTATATTATcgtcatatttattcaaaatcacAAGGTCCATCATTGGAACAACGTTTTggatcattttataattattgtgatttatttaattatattctaaATCCAGATGAGCCAGTAACACTTGAGTTGCCAGATCAATGGCTATGGGAGTTGATTGATGAATTTGTATATCAATTTCAATCATTTTCTCAATGTCGTGCCAATTTGGCAAATAAATCAAGTGAagacattgaaaatttaactgcacataataaaatatgggATGTATTATGTGTATTAAATGTATTGCATTATcttgttgataaatcaaaaataaaaagtcaatTGGAGGTATATGCCAGTGGTGGTGATCCAGATTCAGTTGCTGGACCATTTGGTAAACATTCATTGTATAAAATGCTTGGTTATTTTGCATTAATTGGTTTATTACGTCTTCATTCATTACTTGGTGATTATTATCAAGCAATAAAAGTACttgaaaatgttgaaatatataaaaaaagtgcaTATTCACATGTACCAGGTTGTCAAATATCAACAGCCTATTATGTTGGTTTTGCATATATGATGATGCGTCGTTATTCAGATGCAATTAGAACATTTTCTGGTTGTTTATTATATGTACAACGtactaaacaattatttacagCACGTAGCTATCAAAatgatcaaataaataaacaaacagaACAAATGTATCATTTATTGGCAATATGTCTTGTATTACATCCACAATGTATTGATGATGGTTTACAACAAGCATTGagtgataaaaattatcatgaaaaaatgtataaaatgcAGTATGGTGATTTGGCTGAATTTGAATCATGCTTTTTATTTGCATGtccaaaatttttatcatctgtACCACCAAGTTTGGATGGTAAAAAAGAAGATACAACAAGAGATGCTATTAAACATCAAACTCAAGTATTTATGGATGAAGTTGTACAACAAAAAATGCTACCAACAATACGttcatatttaaaactttatacaACATTGCCATTAAGTAAATTGGCAACATTCATGTGCAGCAGTTCATCAAGTAGACCAGATGAAAATTGGGATCTTGATAAAGAAGTTGCAAGTTTGTCAATACATTTACTTTGTTTCAAgcataaaatgaaaaatattgtatgGACAAAAGGAGCATCTGGACTTGATGGAAAGTTCCAATCTGGATCAGAG ttGGACTTTTATATTGATCATGACATGATCCATATTGCCGATACCAAGGTTGCTCACAGATACGGTGACTTTTTCATTCGTAAAATTCTCAAGTTTGAAGAACTCAATCGTAAATTgcatcatattaaaatttaa
- the LOC122853466 gene encoding ribonuclease kappa-B has translation MACCGPKLSLFGIIISSWGIVQLGLMGFFFYINSVALFEDLAMDENEPIGKPSEFYHKVDSSYQSNAYNCWIAACLYILTLVLSTQQFFANSRSSLNV, from the exons ATGGCGTGTTGTGGACCAAAACTTTCTCTCTTTGGTATTATAATATCTTCATGGGGCATTGTTCAATTG ggcCTTATgggatttttcttttacataaaTAGTGTTGCACTATTTGAAGATTTGGCCATGGATGAAAATGAACCCATTGGCAAACCATCAGAATTTTATCACAAGGTTGATTCATCTTATCAAAGTAATGCATACAACTGTTGGATTGCAGCATGTCTTTACATTTTAACATTGGTTCTATCaactcaacaattttttgcAAATTCAAGATCTTCATTGAATGTTTAa
- the LOC122853467 gene encoding F-box/LRR-repeat protein 12-like isoform X2, with translation MIIEHVNNDCLAEIFMYVPAWERPKIALVCKKWKRVLDDYSWFNVKKLEFTHWEYDEYPHFLKGNYPTIDGQFNFLQSLLYKCGRYLRELDLSVYDHCNIVPVINEYCPNLEKLQIRIRVYDHVILTNAFTNLSKLKVLKIIFHGCLTGACLFVPQAIIKSLLNVADTLTDLNLSNWAIAMIEIAHFTEEMTNVISQLKVLRQFVMTGLDCHETLYDYVHNSKTIRTICDDSGLIGNKIDDMMPFENIEVLDISDWLITDDGVYMIANTMKQLHRLHVACSWLTDAGIVACTKMNNLKFLDFCGFNSTTDSSIKLLKNKTHLKLPCSNEISDESAIKVLENSPEMIRYSIGNTGITHKLIEKAAEISRNRKRQLIIWVTLERDMSNTQVEYEYLTVDYVEKEKQENENHIFY, from the exons ATGATAATTGAGcatgttaataatgattgcctggctgaaatattcatgtatgtGCCAGCATGGGAGAGACCAAAAATTGCATtgg tatgcaaaaaatggaaaagagTCCTTGATGATTATTCTTggtttaatgtcaaaaaacttgaattcaCTCATTGGGAATATGATGAGTATCCACATTTTTTAAAGGGAAATTATCCAACAATCGAtggacaatttaattttttacaatcattGCTTTATAAATGTGGTCGTTATTTACGAGAATTAGACTTGTCAGTCTATGATCATTGTAACATAGTGCcagttattaatgaatattgtcCAAATCTCGAAAAACTTCAAATAAGAATCAGAGTTTATGATCATGTTATATTAACTAATGCATTTACAAATCTTTCTAaactaaaagtattaaaaattatatttcatggTTGTTTAACGGGTGCATGTTTATTTGTACCTCAAGCTATAATTAAATCATTGTTAAACGTTGCTGATACATTGACTGATCTCAATTTGTCAAATTGGGCTATAGCCATGATTGAGATTGCTCATTTTACAGAAGAAATGACTAAT GTGATTTCTCAACTAAAGGTTTTAAGACAATTTGTAATGACTGGCCTAGATTGTCACGAAACTTTATATGACTATGTGCACAATTCTAAAACAATAAGAACCATTTGTGACGACAGTGGTTTGattggaaataaaattgatgacatGATGCCTTTTGAAAATATCGAGGTATTAGATATTAGTGATTGGCTAATTACTGATGATGGTGTATATATGATTGCTAATACTATGAAACAATTGCACAGACTACATGTAGCATGTTCATGGCTAACTGATGCTGGTATCGTTGCATGTacaaagatgaataatttaaaatttcttgatttttgCGGCTTTAATAGCACCACTGACTCTTCAATTAAATTGCTTAAAAATAAGACACATTTAAAGTTACCATGCAGCAATGAAATTTCTGATGAATCAGCCATTAAagttcttgaaaattcaccagaAATGATTCGTTATAGCATTGGAAACACAGGTATAACTCATAAGCTAATTGAAAAAGCAGcagaaatatcaagaaatcGTAAAAGGCAATTGATTATATGGGTTACACTTGAACGTGATATGTCTAACACACAAGttgaatatgaatatttaactgttgattatgttgaaaaagaaaaacaagaaaatgaaaatcacATATTTTACTag
- the LOC122853467 gene encoding F-box/LRR-repeat protein 12-like isoform X1 — protein sequence MNQLKRLDESGTTKNMVKKKKATSQITTCSSSKKNNKTVCCHHDDDLYAKDGMIIEHVNNDCLAEIFMYVPAWERPKIALVCKKWKRVLDDYSWFNVKKLEFTHWEYDEYPHFLKGNYPTIDGQFNFLQSLLYKCGRYLRELDLSVYDHCNIVPVINEYCPNLEKLQIRIRVYDHVILTNAFTNLSKLKVLKIIFHGCLTGACLFVPQAIIKSLLNVADTLTDLNLSNWAIAMIEIAHFTEEMTNVISQLKVLRQFVMTGLDCHETLYDYVHNSKTIRTICDDSGLIGNKIDDMMPFENIEVLDISDWLITDDGVYMIANTMKQLHRLHVACSWLTDAGIVACTKMNNLKFLDFCGFNSTTDSSIKLLKNKTHLKLPCSNEISDESAIKVLENSPEMIRYSIGNTGITHKLIEKAAEISRNRKRQLIIWVTLERDMSNTQVEYEYLTVDYVEKEKQENENHIFY from the exons ATGAATCAGCTCAAACGATTAGATGAATCAGGAACGACAAAAaacatggtaaaaaaaaaaaaagctaccaGTCAAATTACAACATGTTCCtcgagcaaaaaaaataacaag acAGTATGCTGTCaccatgatgatgatttatacGCTAAAGATGGAATGATAATTGAGcatgttaataatgattgcctggctgaaatattcatgtatgtGCCAGCATGGGAGAGACCAAAAATTGCATtgg tatgcaaaaaatggaaaagagTCCTTGATGATTATTCTTggtttaatgtcaaaaaacttgaattcaCTCATTGGGAATATGATGAGTATCCACATTTTTTAAAGGGAAATTATCCAACAATCGAtggacaatttaattttttacaatcattGCTTTATAAATGTGGTCGTTATTTACGAGAATTAGACTTGTCAGTCTATGATCATTGTAACATAGTGCcagttattaatgaatattgtcCAAATCTCGAAAAACTTCAAATAAGAATCAGAGTTTATGATCATGTTATATTAACTAATGCATTTACAAATCTTTCTAaactaaaagtattaaaaattatatttcatggTTGTTTAACGGGTGCATGTTTATTTGTACCTCAAGCTATAATTAAATCATTGTTAAACGTTGCTGATACATTGACTGATCTCAATTTGTCAAATTGGGCTATAGCCATGATTGAGATTGCTCATTTTACAGAAGAAATGACTAAT GTGATTTCTCAACTAAAGGTTTTAAGACAATTTGTAATGACTGGCCTAGATTGTCACGAAACTTTATATGACTATGTGCACAATTCTAAAACAATAAGAACCATTTGTGACGACAGTGGTTTGattggaaataaaattgatgacatGATGCCTTTTGAAAATATCGAGGTATTAGATATTAGTGATTGGCTAATTACTGATGATGGTGTATATATGATTGCTAATACTATGAAACAATTGCACAGACTACATGTAGCATGTTCATGGCTAACTGATGCTGGTATCGTTGCATGTacaaagatgaataatttaaaatttcttgatttttgCGGCTTTAATAGCACCACTGACTCTTCAATTAAATTGCTTAAAAATAAGACACATTTAAAGTTACCATGCAGCAATGAAATTTCTGATGAATCAGCCATTAAagttcttgaaaattcaccagaAATGATTCGTTATAGCATTGGAAACACAGGTATAACTCATAAGCTAATTGAAAAAGCAGcagaaatatcaagaaatcGTAAAAGGCAATTGATTATATGGGTTACACTTGAACGTGATATGTCTAACACACAAGttgaatatgaatatttaactgttgattatgttgaaaaagaaaaacaagaaaatgaaaatcacATATTTTACTag
- the LOC122853468 gene encoding phenylalanine--tRNA ligase alpha subunit, with amino-acid sequence MATELVELILEKVDKFGKINSLNLANEIKEDHQKIIGAIKSLQTLDDVIYVEQISEKKWEPTAEGQHVIEHGSHEAAVYNAIPNDKTGISQADIMKSVAYAKVGFSKALAAGWIKIDKTSGQPIVTKNKASIEDTTQADLNNINQLDDKIKANYKKRKLVQEIVIKSFDIKKGNNFTLKIEKQEADLTSDLMINDAWKDKKFKAYNFNALGAALDVGHLHPLLKVRSEFRKIFLEMGFTEMPTNNFVESSFWNFDALFQPQQHPARDAHDTFFISDPKITKKLPQDYLEKVKQVHSKGGYGSQGYCYDWKIQEAQKNLLRTHTTAVSARMLYNLMQQGQFKPVKYFSIDRVFRNETLDATHLAEFQQVEGVIADYNLTLGDLIGTLYQFFKKLGIDKLEFKPAYNPYTEPSMEIFCYHEGLEKWIEIGNSGVFRPEMLLPMGLPPNVNVIAWGLSLERPTMIKYKLNNIRDLVGPKVDLQMVYNNPICRLEKMENSTQINKLINNNNSNNNRGLPITFKCRGKINKEQLVIFCDPKYPIKWLGSLLEKAKKLFTLSMSIHLHSTVKNVSNELVNYYAHNNDDDDDDDDPVVKIHFIWKNNIGIDPVMNLNSFDCIFGAVNIARYFNRLIESVDPLVLVYESMGTIYSCEINKIIDKIHSYLHSGKTIKEISCLFGKKTNVPLLDRPSIIDIILESS; translated from the exons atggcAACTGAATTGGTTGAATTGATCCTGGAAAAGGTTGACAAGTttggtaaaataaattcattaaatttggcaaatgaaattaaagaagatcatcaaaaaataattggagcAATAAAAAGTCTTCAAACACTTGATGATGTTATTTATGTTGAACaaattagtgaaaaaaaatgggaaccAACTGCTGAGGGTCAACATGTCATTGAGCATGGAAGTCATGAGGCAGCAGTATACAATGCAATACCAAATGATAAAACTGGTATATCTCAAGCTGATATTATGAAATCTGTAGCATATGCTAAAGTTGGTTTTTCAAAGGCTCTTGCTGCTGGTTggattaaaattgataaaaccaGTGGTCAGCCAATTGTCACTAAAAATAAAGCATCAATTGAAGATACAACACAagctgatttaaataatatcaatcaacttgatgataaaatcaaggctaattataaaaaacgaaaactTGTTCAAGAAAT AGTCATCAAAAGTTTTGACAtcaaaaaaggaaataattttacattaaaaattgaaaaacaagaaGCTGATTTAACATCtgatttaatgataaatgacGCTtggaaagataaaaaatttaaagcatataattttaatgcacTTGGTGCTGCACTTGATGTTGGACATTTGCATCCTTTGCTAAAAGTACGCTCGGAATTTCGTAAAATATTTCTTGAAATGGGATTCACTGAGATgccaacaaataattttgttgaaagtTCATTTTGGAATTTTGATGCTCTCTTTCAACCACAACAACATCCAGCAAGAGATGCACATGACACATTTTTCATATCTGATCCAAAGATAACTAAAAAGCTACCACAAGATTATTTGGAAAAAGTTAAACAAGTACATAGCAAAGGTGGCTATGGCTCACAAGGATATTGTTATGATTGGAAAATTCAAGAggcacaaaaaaatttgttaagaaCTCATACAACAGCTGTCAGTGCACGTATGCTTTATAATTTAATGCAACAAGGTCAATTTAAACCAGTCAAATATTTTAGTATTGACAGAGTATTTAGAAATGAAACACTTGATGCAACTCATCTTGCTGAATTTCAACAAGTTGAGGGTGTTATTGctgattataatttaacacTTGGTGATTTAATTGGTAcactttatcaattttttaaaaaacttggtaTTGATAAATTGGAATTTAAACCAGCATATAATCCTTACACTGAACCAAGTatggaaatattttgttatcatGAAGGACTTGAAAAATGGATTGAAATTGGTAACAGTGGGGTATTTAGACCAGAAATGTTATTACCAATGGGATTACCACCAAATGTCAATGTCATTGCTTGGGGTTTATCACTTGAaag aCCAACAAtgatcaaatataaattgaataatatccGTGATTTGGTCGGCCCAAAGGTAGATCTACAAATGGTCTATAATAATCCAATATGTCGTTTggaaaa aATGGAAAACTCgactcaaataaataaattaatcaataataataacagcaacaacaatagAGGTTTACCAATAACATTTAAATGTCgaggtaaaataaataaagagcaACTTGTGATATTTTGTGATCCAAAATATCCAATCAAGTGGCTTGGATCATTGCttgaaaaagctaaaaaattatttacattatcaaTGTCAATTCATTTACATTCTACAGTTAAAAATGTATCAAATGAACTTGTTAATTACTATGCTCATAataacgatgatgatgatgatgatgatgatccagttgtaaaaatacattttatttggaaaaataatattggtatTGATCCagtaatgaatttaaatagttttgaTTGTATTTTTGGAGCAGTTAATATTGCAAGATACTTTAATCGTCTTATTGAATCAGTTGATCCATTAGTACTTGTGTATGAATCAATGGGCACAATTTATTCatgtgaaattaataaaatcattgataaaattcattcatatttACACAGTGGTAAAACAATCAAGGAAATATCTTGTTTGTttggtaaaaaaacaaatgtaccATTGCTTGATAGACcatcaattattgatattattcttgaatcatcatga
- the LOC122853469 gene encoding DNA ligase 1-like isoform X1 has translation MSQLNKMLLSMDQQHNSNFQNLLDTMFSFLENESDSNTESGREQLLDTIFSFLANESDSNTESGAEQLLDIVFSFLSRKTKFYTACDEDAAKKLVFDKFQKYCDNAKSTPETTERAEQKEKRKEEEEEEVENSGEIIIDTNKETKSSQGEIDDKKLAENKDDTKMNPDAAIDKSTLETVERAEQKEKRKEEEEEKQSVDEMISNIEKEMKSSPADLEKLKEKHLILQSAEYHMAKKEEAERKYNNILDSICPGLRIPISKCLALEAADLEKLKEKHLI, from the exons ATGTcacaattgaataaaatgttGTTGTCAATGGACCAACAGCATAACAGCAATTTTCAAAAC CTTCTAGATACAATGTTTAGTTTTCTTGAAAATGAATCTGATTCTAACACTGAAAGTGGTCGTGAACAA CTTCTAGATACTATATTTAGTTTTCTTGCAAATGAATCTGATTCTAACACTGAAAGTGGTGCTGAACAA cTCTTGGACATCGTATTTAGTTTTCTTTCaagaaaaactaaattttatacaGCTTGTGATGAAGATGCTGCTAAAAAG ctGGTATTTGATAAATTCCAAAAATATTGTGATAATGCTAAAAGCACCCCTGAAACAACTGAACGTGctgaacaaaaagaaaaacgtaaagaagaagaagaagaagaagtagAAAATTCTGgtgaaattataattgatactAATAAGGAAACAAAATCATCACAAGgtgaaattgatgataaaaagttAGCAGAGAACAAGGATGATACTAAAATGAATCCAGATGCTGCTATTGATAAAAGTACCCTTGAAACAGTTGAACGTGctgaacaaaaagaaaaacgtaaagaagaagaagaagaaaaacaaaGTGTTGATGAAATGATAAGTAATATTGAGAAGGAAATGAAATCATCACCAGCTGATCTAGaaaaactaaaagaaaaacatcTAATCTTGCAATCGGCAGAG tatcaTATGGCAAAAAAAGAGGAAGCTGAACGCAAATACAAC aaTATCCTTGACTCTATTTGTCCTGGTCTAAGAATTCCTATTTCTAAATGTCTGGCCCTTGAAGCAGCTGATCTAGaaaaactaaaagaaaaacatcTAATCTAG
- the LOC122853469 gene encoding DNA ligase 1-like isoform X2, translated as MSQLNKMLLSMDQQHNSNFQNLLDTIFSFLANESDSNTESGAEQLLDIVFSFLSRKTKFYTACDEDAAKKLVFDKFQKYCDNAKSTPETTERAEQKEKRKEEEEEEVENSGEIIIDTNKETKSSQGEIDDKKLAENKDDTKMNPDAAIDKSTLETVERAEQKEKRKEEEEEKQSVDEMISNIEKEMKSSPADLEKLKEKHLILQSAEYHMAKKEEAERKYNNILDSICPGLRIPISKCLALEAADLEKLKEKHLI; from the exons ATGTcacaattgaataaaatgttGTTGTCAATGGACCAACAGCATAACAGCAATTTTCAAAAC CTTCTAGATACTATATTTAGTTTTCTTGCAAATGAATCTGATTCTAACACTGAAAGTGGTGCTGAACAA cTCTTGGACATCGTATTTAGTTTTCTTTCaagaaaaactaaattttatacaGCTTGTGATGAAGATGCTGCTAAAAAG ctGGTATTTGATAAATTCCAAAAATATTGTGATAATGCTAAAAGCACCCCTGAAACAACTGAACGTGctgaacaaaaagaaaaacgtaaagaagaagaagaagaagaagtagAAAATTCTGgtgaaattataattgatactAATAAGGAAACAAAATCATCACAAGgtgaaattgatgataaaaagttAGCAGAGAACAAGGATGATACTAAAATGAATCCAGATGCTGCTATTGATAAAAGTACCCTTGAAACAGTTGAACGTGctgaacaaaaagaaaaacgtaaagaagaagaagaagaaaaacaaaGTGTTGATGAAATGATAAGTAATATTGAGAAGGAAATGAAATCATCACCAGCTGATCTAGaaaaactaaaagaaaaacatcTAATCTTGCAATCGGCAGAG tatcaTATGGCAAAAAAAGAGGAAGCTGAACGCAAATACAAC aaTATCCTTGACTCTATTTGTCCTGGTCTAAGAATTCCTATTTCTAAATGTCTGGCCCTTGAAGCAGCTGATCTAGaaaaactaaaagaaaaacatcTAATCTAG
- the LOC122853469 gene encoding DNA ligase 1-like isoform X3, giving the protein MSQLNKMLLSMDQQHNSNFQNLLDTMFSFLENESDSNTESGREQLLDIVFSFLSRKTKFYTACDEDAAKKLVFDKFQKYCDNAKSTPETTERAEQKEKRKEEEEEEVENSGEIIIDTNKETKSSQGEIDDKKLAENKDDTKMNPDAAIDKSTLETVERAEQKEKRKEEEEEKQSVDEMISNIEKEMKSSPADLEKLKEKHLILQSAEYHMAKKEEAERKYNNILDSICPGLRIPISKCLALEAADLEKLKEKHLI; this is encoded by the exons ATGTcacaattgaataaaatgttGTTGTCAATGGACCAACAGCATAACAGCAATTTTCAAAAC CTTCTAGATACAATGTTTAGTTTTCTTGAAAATGAATCTGATTCTAACACTGAAAGTGGTCGTGAACAA cTCTTGGACATCGTATTTAGTTTTCTTTCaagaaaaactaaattttatacaGCTTGTGATGAAGATGCTGCTAAAAAG ctGGTATTTGATAAATTCCAAAAATATTGTGATAATGCTAAAAGCACCCCTGAAACAACTGAACGTGctgaacaaaaagaaaaacgtaaagaagaagaagaagaagaagtagAAAATTCTGgtgaaattataattgatactAATAAGGAAACAAAATCATCACAAGgtgaaattgatgataaaaagttAGCAGAGAACAAGGATGATACTAAAATGAATCCAGATGCTGCTATTGATAAAAGTACCCTTGAAACAGTTGAACGTGctgaacaaaaagaaaaacgtaaagaagaagaagaagaaaaacaaaGTGTTGATGAAATGATAAGTAATATTGAGAAGGAAATGAAATCATCACCAGCTGATCTAGaaaaactaaaagaaaaacatcTAATCTTGCAATCGGCAGAG tatcaTATGGCAAAAAAAGAGGAAGCTGAACGCAAATACAAC aaTATCCTTGACTCTATTTGTCCTGGTCTAAGAATTCCTATTTCTAAATGTCTGGCCCTTGAAGCAGCTGATCTAGaaaaactaaaagaaaaacatcTAATCTAG